The Atlantibacter hermannii genomic interval GAAATGCCGCCGTTCGCAGTTTACGCTCTTCTTCAACATTACTGATAAACGCCGTTTCCACCAGAATCGACGGAATATCCGGCGCTTTCAATACCGCAAACCCCGCCTGGTCAACCCGGTTTTTATGCAGATGGTTAACCTTGCCCATCCGGTGCAGGACTTCTTTACCGAATTTCAAACTGTCGGAAATCGTCAGTGACTGCACCATATCGAACATGGTGTGATCGAGATAGCGGTCGCCGCTTTTACTGACCCCACCCACCAGGTCAGCGGCGTTCTGAGTTTGCGCCAGATAACGTGCGGCGGTACTGGTTGCGCCTTTGGTGGATAACGCAAACACCGAGGAACCCCGCGCCGCACGGCTGGTAAACGCATCGGCGTGAATGGAAATAAACAAATCGGCGCGCTGTTTTTGCGCCTTGGCGACACGCACCTTGAGCGGAATAAACACATCTTCATTACGCGTCATGAAGGCTTTCATGTTGGGCTCTTTCTCAATCAGCCCACGCAGGCGGCGGGCGATTTGCAGCACCACATCTTTTTCACGCGTTTTGTATTTTCCGATAGCGCCGGGATCTTCTCCACCGTGCCCGGGATCGAGCATGATCACAATGGGCCTGTCGCGCCCGGCTTTACCCGGCTGCGGCCCGGTATTGCTGGTCCCGGCGGGCGGTACTTTTTTGTCCAGTTCGCCGTTGTTGTAATCTTCCAGCAACGCCAGCAGCGGATCCTGCTCATTGCTGGCGTTCACCGGATATAAATCCATCACCAGGCGTTCTTTGAATTCGGCAACCGGCGCCAGGGCAAACAGATGTGGCGTCACGTTCTGTTTGAGCTCGAATACCATTCGCACGGTTTTTGGATCGAACTGACCCACCCGCGCAGACTGAATAAAGGGATCGTCCTGTCGAATTTGATTCGCCACGCCTTTTAATACGGAATTGAGGTTCACGCCTTCGAGATCAACCACAACCCGGGAAGGATTGCTCAGGGCAAACTGGCGATACTTTAATTCACGATTAGATTCCAGCGTGACGCGGGTATAGGAAGAAGCGGGCCACACGCGAACGGCGATCACCTGGCTGCCTGCGGCAAAACCCGGCTGGCTTACGCTTAATAACCACATTGCGCCTGCCCCTTTGATTAACTGGCGGCGGCTGAATAATTTACTGGAATCCGACATGCTCCTCCCGAGCAATAATGCCTGGCACTGGCGCAACAACATAAAATCTGGACCGAAAACTTTAGCGAATGGCGTCCTGCCTGTCATCCATAAAAGGGTAAACATTGTGAACATAGAAGCGGTTTAAGAACTTCATCAGAGCGCCATTGATAAAAAGCCGCTTGCGCCGCTTCCAATAAAAGAATAAAAATACAATATTAACGAATAATCATGCATTGAGAGGGTGTGCCGTGGTGAAGGAGCGTAGAACCGAGTTGGTCCAGGGGTTTCGTCATTCAGTCCCTTATATTAATACCCACCGGGGTAAAACGTTTGTCATCATGCTGGGCGGCGAAGCGATAGAACACGAAAACTTTTCCAGCATTGTTAACGACATAGGCCTTCTTCACAGCCTCGGCATTCGGCTGGTTGTCGTGTATGGCGCACGTCCGCAAATCGATGCCAATCTGGCCGCCCATCATCATGAACCTCTGTACCACAAGCATACGCGGGTAACCGACGCGAAGACGCTTGAACTGGTTAAACAGGCGGCGGGCCAGTTGCAGCTTGATATCACGGCCCGTTTGTCGATGAGCCTCAGTAATACGCCGCTTCAGGGCGCGCATATTAACGTCGTCAGCGGCAACTTTATTATTTCCCAACCGCTCGGCGTGGATGACGGCGTGGACTACTGCCACAGCGGGCGCGTGCGTCGTATTGATGATGAAGCCATCAACCGCCAGCTTGATAGCGGCGCTATCGTTCTGATGGGCCCGGTTGCGGTTTCCGTTACCGGCGAGAGTTTCAATCTGACGTCAGAAGAAATCGCGACCCAGCTCGCCAGTAAATTAAAAGCCGAGAAGATGATTGGCTTTTGCTCGTCCCAGGGCGTAACCGACAACGAAGGCAATATCATTTCTGAGCTGTTCCCTAACGATGCCCAGGCACGCATTGAAGAGCTGGAAGCTGCGGGCGATTACCATTCAGGTACGGTGCGCTTTTTACGCGGGGCGGTGAAGGCTTGCCGCAGCGGTGTGCGCCGCAGCCATCTGATCAGCTATCAGGAAGATGGCGCGCTGTTGCAGGAACTGTTTTCCCGCGAGGGGATTGGCACCCAAATCGTGATGGAAAGCGCAGAGCAGGTTCGCCGTGCCACCATCAATGATATCGGCGGTATTCTTGAACTGATTCGCCCGCTGGAACAACAGGGTATTCTGGTGCGCCGTTCCCGCGAACAGCTGGAAATGGAAATTGATAAGTTCACCATTATTCAGCGCGATAATCTGACGATCGCCTGCGCGGCGCTCT includes:
- the argA gene encoding amino acid acetyltransferase, producing the protein MVKERRTELVQGFRHSVPYINTHRGKTFVIMLGGEAIEHENFSSIVNDIGLLHSLGIRLVVVYGARPQIDANLAAHHHEPLYHKHTRVTDAKTLELVKQAAGQLQLDITARLSMSLSNTPLQGAHINVVSGNFIISQPLGVDDGVDYCHSGRVRRIDDEAINRQLDSGAIVLMGPVAVSVTGESFNLTSEEIATQLASKLKAEKMIGFCSSQGVTDNEGNIISELFPNDAQARIEELEAAGDYHSGTVRFLRGAVKACRSGVRRSHLISYQEDGALLQELFSREGIGTQIVMESAEQVRRATINDIGGILELIRPLEQQGILVRRSREQLEMEIDKFTIIQRDNLTIACAALYPFPEEKIGEMACVAVHPDYRSSSRGEMLLERIAQQARQIGLSKLFVLTTRSIHWFQERGFTPVDIDSLPESKKEMYNYQRRSKVLMADLT
- the amiC_2 gene encoding N-acetylmuramoyl-L-alanine amidase AmiC; amino-acid sequence: MSDSSKLFSRRQLIKGAGAMWLLSVSQPGFAAGSQVIAVRVWPASSYTRVTLESNRELKYRQFALSNPSRVVVDLEGVNLNSVLKGVANQIRQDDPFIQSARVGQFDPKTVRMVFELKQNVTPHLFALAPVAEFKERLVMDLYPVNASNEQDPLLALLEDYNNGELDKKVPPAGTSNTGPQPGKAGRDRPIVIMLDPGHGGEDPGAIGKYKTREKDVVLQIARRLRGLIEKEPNMKAFMTRNEDVFIPLKVRVAKAQKQRADLFISIHADAFTSRAARGSSVFALSTKGATSTAARYLAQTQNAADLVGGVSKSGDRYLDHTMFDMVQSLTISDSLKFGKEVLHRMGKVNHLHKNRVDQAGFAVLKAPDIPSILVETAFISNVEEERKLRTAAFQQEVAESILAGIKAYFSSEATLARRG